From the genome of Pseudobacteriovorax antillogorgiicola, one region includes:
- a CDS encoding ATP-binding protein: MKFKSIAVQVSRKIISTIAIGTLLLSSAVGIKQFNDALENLKQRAHQSMRMTTKALSSPIWNYSENTIVEYGDEFTRDPDILYMEITDPQIDWIYRSDESLSDTQTKTRFCDSNDNFCSEAIVTREGEEIGRVFVIFSIKRVQKEALETAVIILMLGGLCIMILSILVRIFLRRIVEEPLSNLGDGARKLADGELDHNFVIQENNEVGNLAKNFMAMRDAIQLKISDLIEINDLSQKLNQLYESHNIEELLVQFCGQKLGTEKVCYYRKGQDDGLVEGSQLSDRMVSKEFMRDKGAEYLRASLRTRQIKAHRLESGLGVYIPIVKEDQSWFGVIVAVVPKEYDLVPYLVSVLENLARTAAIRLENLHVNVLLEQQNRNLEAIVNQRTQELRRKKDDIQAMLENINMGILTITPGQLIHQEYSKQMEQILESDQIANGQLMDVLFSSSDLSNDIKARMDSALRVAIGEHEMNFHVNYEAFVSSMHYFSPSGREKILELEWNPIIDQDGTVERIILSVKDVTEVRKLEELAKNQSRQFAVITEIVTVGSERYSEFMYSMDRAIGEVREAIDLNGQRNPEVINSIFRTLHTLKGNSRALGFKQMAEAIHNAEKVYSMLRQDPKMKWDRSTLRHGLNELEDCIGIYRDIYDQKLQKLGQDSKIPQLMAMLDEIDQEIDSGRPAQSLFPFHNKFKRILDGQLGLDYLFESIQGGICETASELNKRTPIVEYTKIDIFMDRDQFDAVRSVFVHLIHNSIDHGIEAPEERLMKRKDPQGLIQVDLGLHDGQRLQIHYQDDGRGLDIQALRASLSKDGIDHRSFSDWDLAHSIFNSGLSTKPTVTEVSGRGVGLDAVKHLVESHGGTITIELGEATAGFRSIAFRFDFILREPYNKGKLHVINSV; this comes from the coding sequence TTGAAGTTCAAAAGCATTGCTGTTCAAGTTAGCCGCAAGATTATCAGCACCATTGCAATCGGAACCCTACTTCTCAGTTCGGCAGTTGGGATCAAGCAATTCAATGATGCCTTGGAAAATTTGAAGCAACGTGCACATCAAAGCATGCGGATGACGACCAAAGCTCTGAGCTCGCCAATCTGGAACTACAGTGAAAATACCATTGTCGAGTATGGTGACGAATTTACTCGCGATCCTGACATCCTTTACATGGAAATCACCGATCCTCAAATCGATTGGATCTATCGCTCAGATGAGTCTTTGAGCGATACCCAAACAAAGACACGGTTCTGCGATTCAAACGATAATTTTTGCTCTGAAGCAATCGTGACTCGTGAAGGGGAGGAAATTGGTCGTGTTTTTGTCATATTCTCCATCAAAAGAGTCCAAAAAGAGGCTCTAGAGACCGCGGTGATTATCTTGATGCTCGGGGGTCTCTGTATCATGATCCTATCAATATTAGTTCGCATTTTCCTTAGACGAATTGTTGAAGAGCCGCTTAGTAATCTTGGCGACGGTGCTCGTAAGCTCGCTGATGGTGAACTTGATCATAACTTCGTCATTCAGGAAAACAATGAGGTCGGAAACCTGGCAAAGAATTTTATGGCCATGCGGGATGCGATCCAGCTGAAGATCAGTGATTTGATCGAGATCAACGATCTCAGCCAAAAACTGAATCAGCTCTACGAGTCTCATAACATAGAAGAGCTGCTGGTGCAGTTCTGCGGCCAGAAGCTGGGCACTGAAAAAGTTTGTTATTATCGCAAAGGGCAAGACGACGGCCTTGTGGAAGGAAGCCAACTCTCTGATCGAATGGTGTCAAAAGAATTTATGCGGGACAAGGGCGCCGAATACCTAAGGGCATCGCTGCGCACCAGACAGATTAAGGCCCATAGACTGGAAAGTGGATTAGGTGTCTACATTCCCATTGTAAAGGAAGATCAATCATGGTTCGGCGTGATTGTGGCAGTTGTACCCAAGGAATACGACTTAGTGCCCTATTTGGTTAGTGTCCTCGAAAACTTAGCCCGTACGGCTGCAATTAGACTCGAAAATCTCCATGTGAACGTTCTCTTGGAACAGCAGAATCGAAACTTGGAGGCTATAGTTAACCAGCGAACTCAAGAACTAAGGCGCAAGAAGGATGATATTCAGGCCATGCTTGAAAACATCAATATGGGGATCTTAACGATCACTCCGGGGCAGCTAATACATCAAGAGTATTCGAAGCAAATGGAACAGATCTTGGAATCTGATCAGATTGCCAATGGCCAACTTATGGATGTTCTATTCTCGTCGTCCGATTTATCAAATGACATTAAGGCTCGCATGGACTCGGCCTTAAGAGTGGCGATCGGAGAGCATGAAATGAACTTTCACGTGAATTATGAAGCTTTTGTGAGTTCTATGCATTATTTCTCCCCGTCGGGCCGGGAAAAGATCCTTGAATTGGAATGGAATCCAATTATTGATCAGGATGGTACCGTTGAGCGCATCATTTTGTCGGTAAAAGATGTAACTGAGGTGCGAAAATTAGAAGAACTAGCGAAAAACCAGTCTCGGCAGTTCGCGGTGATTACAGAAATTGTGACTGTTGGTTCCGAACGGTATTCGGAGTTCATGTATAGTATGGATCGTGCCATCGGTGAAGTTCGTGAAGCCATAGACTTGAACGGTCAGCGGAACCCTGAAGTGATCAACAGTATTTTTAGAACCCTTCATACCCTAAAGGGTAACTCCCGCGCATTGGGCTTTAAGCAGATGGCTGAAGCGATACATAATGCAGAGAAAGTTTATAGCATGCTGCGTCAAGACCCCAAAATGAAGTGGGATCGTTCCACACTTCGCCATGGGCTAAACGAATTAGAAGATTGCATTGGAATCTATCGTGATATTTACGATCAGAAGCTCCAAAAACTGGGGCAGGATTCGAAAATTCCTCAGTTGATGGCAATGCTAGATGAGATCGACCAAGAAATAGATTCAGGTCGGCCAGCTCAGAGCTTATTTCCCTTTCACAATAAATTTAAGCGTATTCTTGATGGTCAGTTAGGACTTGACTATCTTTTTGAGTCGATCCAGGGGGGGATTTGTGAAACCGCAAGTGAGTTAAATAAGCGAACTCCCATCGTTGAGTATACCAAGATTGATATATTTATGGATCGGGATCAATTTGATGCTGTACGAAGTGTATTCGTCCATCTCATTCATAACAGTATTGACCACGGTATTGAGGCACCTGAAGAGCGACTCATGAAGCGCAAGGATCCTCAAGGCTTGATTCAAGTTGATCTAGGATTACATGATGGTCAACGGTTGCAGATTCACTATCAAGATGATGGCCGTGGCTTGGATATCCAAGCACTGAGAGCATCTTTGTCAAAGGATGGAATTGATCATCGCTCATTTAGCGATTGGGACCTAGCTCACTCGATTTTTAATTCGGGACTGTCGACAAAGCCTACTGTAACTGAAGTATCAGGGCGCGGTGTGGGCCTGGATGCTGTGAAACATTTGGTAGAAAGCCATGGAGGAACTATCACCATTGAGCTTGGAGAAGCTACAGCAGGGTTTCGATCCATAGCATTCAGATTCGACTTTATTCTGAGAGAACCTTACAATAAAGGTAAGCTTCATGTTATCAACTCTGTTTAA
- a CDS encoding response regulator, with amino-acid sequence MTELLRKILEDEGYRVFEASNGPEAEQVFLDNPHIRLVLCDINLGDGENGFDVLSHIVPKRAERFFKFCFVTASHQEGLRDTALRFGADELIHKPVSPKKLRETIALLMGGANSQNLEEDDVRIKLDNTHGEIVDSPMKPHITILELTRFTMLLEVSGHIVKGYSIKVYSPRLARFLEADTPFFTLRVENTMTVSAARKKAESRGKKLAYEQCKDTNTLIRCNILDLTSVAANGIEALNNRLQEKKRADTAV; translated from the coding sequence ATGACAGAATTACTGCGTAAGATTCTAGAAGACGAGGGTTATCGAGTCTTTGAGGCAAGTAATGGCCCTGAGGCGGAACAGGTGTTTCTTGATAACCCCCATATCCGACTCGTTCTATGCGATATCAACTTAGGTGATGGCGAAAATGGCTTTGATGTTCTATCTCATATTGTTCCCAAGAGGGCTGAGAGGTTTTTCAAATTTTGCTTTGTGACCGCAAGTCACCAAGAGGGTTTGCGAGATACGGCACTGCGGTTCGGAGCTGATGAGCTTATCCACAAGCCTGTAAGTCCCAAAAAGCTTCGGGAAACCATTGCTTTATTGATGGGAGGCGCTAATTCACAGAATCTTGAGGAAGACGACGTTCGGATCAAACTAGACAACACTCATGGGGAGATAGTGGATAGTCCCATGAAACCACACATTACTATTCTAGAGCTAACCAGGTTTACAATGCTACTTGAGGTGTCTGGGCATATTGTCAAGGGCTACTCCATTAAAGTGTATTCACCTCGACTCGCGCGCTTCCTTGAAGCTGATACCCCATTTTTTACATTAAGGGTTGAAAATACCATGACGGTAAGTGCGGCACGCAAGAAGGCTGAGTCTCGTGGCAAAAAACTTGCGTACGAACAATGTAAGGATACTAATACCCTGATTCGATGCAATATCCTCGATCTGACGAGTGTTGCAGCAAATGGCATCGAGGCCTTGAACAATAGACTTCAAGAAAAGAAACGAGCTGATACCGCAGTGTAA
- a CDS encoding CBS domain-containing protein produces the protein MSKIRTNHPVSEIMTREPVAIDRTTKVSEVAKIFSENSFTHLPVLESGRLVGIVSLSDLLRVSYSDSFGQDERQVWAVLDNMKTIDDLMTQNPTTINPKATLRDAAKVLARESFHSLPVVDTKNEDFLGIITTTDIMEYLAEA, from the coding sequence ATGTCAAAGATCCGCACAAATCACCCTGTTTCCGAAATCATGACAAGAGAGCCAGTAGCCATTGATCGAACTACTAAGGTTTCTGAGGTTGCAAAGATTTTTTCCGAAAATTCGTTTACCCATTTGCCGGTTTTAGAGTCGGGCCGATTGGTCGGTATCGTGAGCTTGTCCGACCTTCTCAGAGTCAGCTATTCAGATTCATTTGGTCAGGACGAGCGCCAAGTTTGGGCGGTCCTTGATAATATGAAAACCATTGACGATCTAATGACCCAAAACCCTACCACCATCAACCCCAAAGCAACTTTAAGAGACGCTGCAAAAGTCCTAGCCCGTGAAAGTTTTCATTCGCTTCCTGTGGTCGACACTAAAAATGAGGACTTTCTAGGAATTATCACAACAACCGACATCATGGAGTATCTAGCAGAAGCTTGA
- a CDS encoding DUF4097 family beta strand repeat-containing protein, with amino-acid sequence MNSTIRFLISILFATQGAILLAETRTETKRFSLNDITELEMDFSHLDLEIVASNDESIGLTLTQDFQGNVKPECLMTISSEKSTKNLSLETKFVESSTSRRCSVDRQLKVLLGSTKLAALKLDLNHGKLKWDTLIALQADIETAHGRSEISRAQVTGSFKLEAKHGDLKVGSIQAKSVDIEGKHGDANISAIRALEQASIAWRHGDQDIEDVSASHLEIVQNHGDLQIEGFKGNTTKGENSHGSAKLAITAQSLQWESRHSKLTLSGKVSKSVNIEGEHGSFNLDGQFGQVTLMGSHTAIEFRQASLDKGFSLDARTSHQDIDVFLPKEFKSELDLRADKINIIDSDRSQSFARRVQQKNKDASSNQLLKLHSSHGDINIRKTL; translated from the coding sequence ATGAACAGCACTATACGATTTCTTATATCTATCCTTTTTGCTACCCAAGGCGCGATACTACTCGCAGAAACTCGAACGGAAACCAAGCGTTTCTCGCTCAACGATATCACAGAATTGGAGATGGATTTCTCTCACCTTGATCTGGAAATCGTTGCATCCAATGACGAAAGCATCGGTCTTACGTTAACTCAAGATTTTCAAGGAAATGTAAAACCTGAATGCCTCATGACCATAAGCAGCGAAAAAAGCACAAAAAATCTAAGCCTTGAAACGAAGTTTGTCGAAAGCAGCACATCGCGACGCTGTAGTGTCGATCGTCAGCTTAAAGTACTTTTGGGTTCTACGAAACTGGCTGCCCTTAAACTCGATTTGAATCACGGCAAATTGAAGTGGGATACATTAATAGCTTTGCAAGCAGATATTGAAACCGCTCATGGTAGAAGTGAAATTTCAAGAGCCCAAGTGACTGGGAGCTTCAAACTCGAAGCCAAGCACGGAGACTTAAAAGTTGGTTCCATTCAGGCAAAGTCCGTAGACATTGAAGGCAAGCACGGGGACGCAAATATCTCTGCCATCCGTGCCCTCGAACAAGCTAGCATAGCCTGGCGACATGGAGACCAAGATATTGAAGACGTATCTGCATCTCATCTTGAGATCGTTCAAAATCATGGTGACCTGCAAATTGAAGGCTTTAAAGGTAATACCACAAAAGGTGAAAACTCTCACGGGAGTGCCAAACTTGCCATTACAGCTCAATCGCTACAATGGGAAAGCCGTCATAGCAAGCTGACTCTGAGTGGGAAAGTCAGTAAGAGCGTTAATATTGAAGGAGAGCATGGATCGTTCAATCTCGATGGGCAATTTGGACAGGTTACTCTGATGGGAAGCCACACAGCAATCGAGTTCAGGCAAGCGAGCCTCGACAAAGGCTTTTCCCTAGACGCTCGAACCAGTCATCAAGATATCGATGTTTTTCTTCCCAAGGAGTTTAAGTCAGAGCTTGATCTTCGAGCTGATAAGATCAATATTATCGACTCCGATCGCAGCCAATCATTCGCTAGACGAGTCCAACAAAAAAATAAGGACGCCAGCAGCAATCAGTTGCTGAAGCTTCACAGCTCTCATGGCGATATCAATATCCGAAAAACCCTATAG
- a CDS encoding TonB-dependent receptor plug domain-containing protein, whose product MIFFGKIWCIVLTICLTSFVLWDEGFADENLVGMSLEELLGTKVSVASVHEESLQKVPAIVSQFSQDQLKKLGIYSVQEALELFTGFLVNRSLNGTRNVEIRGLVDSRNQKILFLLNETPYWLAATGDIPVDDIHIDLVERIEVIRGPGAVLYGTNASAGVIKVVTRNRQDSSLNLVTNQFGSWGVSAVHGAYGDEDDRSWLIHGSIERKDYEELEVRNSLTVDQSSGSFLENLSGTLDDNIERDTVYFNYQSGGLDVQAHWFRSEEHAVTNGTLISPNTFNRYAALLSSQYLWQEGDEQTKVFLDYNLFFSKTEVEDLFLIYGFDEDGSIEFASDGWKNFRIRTGVQDLRQISNEVSVLIGFETELRSTGDYLYRDQSNGAIIDSIGGGISTTPGYDSILLYGEQEAREDSLYLQLDWDMSHDFRTILGARLTKNEFTDAKLTPRLSFVWQLDQKSTLKLLQASGFNSPTFSQNSIIDSNGRARTEKVRAETNQTIDLQYQYQGQAWSLSLNGFYYKIDDVIQRRNGLVSNLDGFERDGLEAELSYRQSDFTFLANTSYLRQGYSVRDNDPAVNFTPRFLANLGGVWQLNSKASLGIRAQYIGPRYNARPYFDIASNLSFGWSEWLSFDVGFKGMMGLERVYPDVVSYRETTIRRIPRLVFLKVSYES is encoded by the coding sequence ATGATCTTTTTTGGAAAAATTTGGTGTATAGTTCTTACCATCTGCCTGACGTCATTCGTACTTTGGGATGAAGGATTTGCTGATGAAAATTTGGTGGGGATGTCACTAGAGGAATTGTTAGGGACTAAGGTGAGCGTTGCTAGCGTGCACGAAGAAAGCCTACAAAAGGTGCCTGCCATTGTCTCTCAGTTCTCTCAAGATCAACTTAAAAAGCTTGGTATATATAGTGTCCAAGAGGCTCTTGAACTATTTACTGGGTTTTTGGTCAATCGGAGCTTGAATGGCACCAGAAATGTTGAGATTAGAGGTTTAGTGGATAGCCGCAATCAGAAGATCTTATTTTTACTTAATGAAACGCCGTATTGGTTGGCGGCTACAGGAGACATTCCAGTCGACGACATTCACATAGACTTGGTTGAACGAATCGAGGTTATTCGAGGTCCAGGAGCAGTGCTTTATGGAACCAATGCGTCTGCAGGAGTGATTAAAGTTGTTACTCGCAACAGGCAAGATTCTTCTTTAAATCTAGTTACCAATCAGTTTGGGAGCTGGGGAGTCAGTGCGGTGCACGGTGCTTACGGGGATGAGGATGATCGTTCCTGGCTAATCCATGGCAGCATCGAACGGAAAGACTATGAGGAACTTGAAGTTCGTAATAGTCTTACGGTAGATCAGAGTAGTGGAAGCTTTCTAGAGAATCTCAGCGGAACTTTAGACGATAATATTGAGAGAGATACGGTTTACTTCAACTATCAATCTGGTGGTTTGGACGTTCAAGCGCATTGGTTTAGGAGCGAGGAGCATGCTGTGACCAACGGCACGCTTATAAGCCCTAATACTTTCAATCGCTATGCAGCCCTCTTAAGTAGCCAATATCTCTGGCAGGAAGGTGATGAACAGACCAAAGTCTTTCTCGACTACAACTTGTTTTTTTCGAAAACAGAAGTCGAAGATCTATTTCTAATCTATGGTTTCGATGAAGATGGTTCAATCGAGTTTGCAAGTGATGGTTGGAAAAACTTTAGAATTCGCACTGGAGTGCAAGATTTAAGGCAAATATCAAATGAGGTGAGTGTACTAATAGGCTTTGAAACCGAATTAAGGTCTACTGGAGATTACCTCTATCGGGATCAATCTAATGGTGCGATTATTGATTCAATTGGTGGTGGAATCAGTACCACTCCTGGCTACGATAGTATTTTGCTATATGGCGAGCAAGAAGCACGAGAAGACAGTCTGTATCTGCAACTTGACTGGGACATGAGCCATGATTTTCGTACGATACTGGGCGCTAGACTAACAAAGAATGAGTTTACCGATGCTAAGCTTACCCCTAGATTGTCATTTGTCTGGCAGTTGGATCAGAAGTCAACGTTGAAGTTGCTTCAGGCTTCCGGTTTCAACTCCCCAACGTTTAGTCAAAACTCTATCATTGATAGCAATGGTCGTGCTCGTACGGAAAAAGTACGGGCGGAAACGAATCAAACTATCGACTTACAGTATCAGTACCAGGGCCAAGCCTGGAGCCTCAGTCTCAACGGCTTCTATTATAAGATCGATGACGTTATTCAGCGTAGAAATGGACTGGTCTCAAATCTGGACGGCTTTGAACGAGATGGCTTGGAGGCAGAACTGAGCTATCGACAGAGTGATTTTACTTTCCTTGCAAATACCAGTTATTTGCGTCAGGGATATAGTGTTCGTGACAATGACCCAGCTGTAAATTTCACACCTCGTTTTCTGGCAAACCTAGGCGGCGTTTGGCAGCTCAACTCTAAGGCCAGCCTGGGAATCCGGGCTCAGTATATCGGTCCTCGTTACAACGCTAGACCATATTTTGATATCGCTTCAAATCTTTCTTTTGGTTGGAGTGAGTGGCTGAGCTTTGACGTTGGATTCAAGGGGATGATGGGATTAGAGAGAGTCTATCCAGATGTAGTGAGCTACCGAGAAACCACAATCCGTCGGATTCCTCGGCTTGTCTTTCTGAAAGTCTCTTATGAAAGCTAA
- a CDS encoding ATP-binding protein, whose protein sequence is MKNVTIDKFIFFNFLIGLLAALCLIIAFILFFVFERFREEQITEAKLITKVMHSEIIPPLLFDYRESASQGIATFGNLNQVRRIVVFNSQDEVFVSYPEEGPDESTFDGDPGLWSGFYRHESLIRHEGEVVGRSIIHLDATKHLDLLLDTLAYLGAVVLLLVFILFWLARLLSRKVSRPFSRLLRYVEDVATQKNYQYEEVPESKSYYLKELQTFSVRFISLIDEIRKRDADLNRINADLEKLVEEKSKSLKQAQEKLVEEAHKAGMAEVASGTVHNIGNVLTSINTDLSLYRESTQFEEFITKGLMVSKEFQKSLDRDHENLERLKLISEFYVTFFENFGDAEQQANQTLNRLVSNVNVCLDIIHFQQTLASHQGYFEDVSVKQLIDIFLSIKETYIKNRKIQLNLELKDNDLVRVQKSKVINVLINLLNNAYESLSEKHIEPKIITLSGQSTAEFYTLEFCDNGEPIAAEVVNKLFTSGFTTKTHGHGFGLHSCYNYMKEIGGDIFFKQAKEGPTFVIQIPLSQSLPLQSSLAK, encoded by the coding sequence TTGAAGAATGTAACAATCGACAAATTTATTTTCTTTAACTTCTTGATTGGTCTTTTGGCAGCCCTATGTCTAATCATCGCCTTTATCCTATTTTTCGTTTTTGAAAGATTTCGGGAAGAGCAGATCACAGAAGCGAAGCTCATTACCAAAGTCATGCATTCAGAAATTATCCCGCCCTTATTGTTTGACTACCGTGAGTCAGCCAGCCAAGGGATAGCGACTTTTGGCAATTTAAATCAAGTGAGGCGTATTGTTGTCTTTAACTCACAAGACGAAGTTTTCGTTTCGTACCCAGAGGAGGGGCCTGATGAAAGTACCTTTGATGGCGATCCGGGACTTTGGAGTGGCTTCTATCGCCACGAGAGTTTGATCAGGCACGAAGGCGAAGTCGTTGGTCGATCGATCATTCATCTGGATGCCACCAAGCATCTCGATCTGTTGCTGGACACCCTAGCTTATTTGGGTGCGGTAGTACTGCTACTAGTATTTATTCTGTTTTGGCTGGCAAGGCTTTTGTCTCGGAAGGTATCGCGCCCATTTAGTCGTCTGTTAAGGTATGTTGAAGACGTCGCAACCCAGAAGAATTACCAGTATGAAGAGGTCCCTGAAAGTAAAAGCTACTATTTGAAAGAGCTGCAAACCTTTTCAGTCCGTTTTATCAGTTTGATCGATGAGATTCGAAAGAGGGATGCCGACCTCAATCGGATCAACGCAGATTTGGAGAAGCTCGTTGAAGAAAAGTCGAAAAGCCTTAAGCAAGCTCAAGAAAAACTAGTTGAGGAGGCTCACAAAGCTGGTATGGCTGAAGTCGCCTCCGGTACCGTACACAACATTGGTAATGTCCTCACGAGCATCAACACGGACCTTTCTTTGTATCGAGAAAGCACCCAATTTGAAGAATTCATTACCAAGGGATTGATGGTTAGCAAAGAGTTTCAAAAGTCTCTTGATCGTGATCATGAAAATCTAGAACGACTTAAGTTGATCAGCGAGTTCTATGTGACGTTTTTCGAGAACTTTGGGGACGCTGAACAACAGGCAAATCAAACCCTCAACAGGCTCGTAAGTAATGTCAATGTTTGTCTTGATATCATCCATTTCCAGCAGACACTAGCATCACACCAGGGCTACTTCGAAGATGTATCTGTAAAACAGCTTATTGATATCTTTCTGTCAATTAAAGAAACCTATATCAAGAATCGTAAGATTCAACTTAATCTAGAACTGAAGGACAACGACTTGGTAAGGGTTCAAAAGAGTAAGGTTATCAATGTGCTCATCAATCTCCTCAACAATGCCTACGAATCGCTTTCAGAAAAGCATATTGAGCCGAAAATCATCACACTGAGCGGGCAAAGTACGGCAGAATTCTATACCTTAGAGTTTTGCGACAATGGCGAACCCATTGCTGCGGAAGTTGTGAATAAGCTATTTACCAGTGGCTTCACTACCAAGACTCATGGACATGGCTTCGGCCTCCATAGTTGTTACAATTATATGAAGGAAATCGGCGGCGATATCTTTTTCAAGCAAGCAAAGGAAGGTCCGACTTTCGTCATCCAAATCCCCCTTTCTCAGTCTCTGCCCTTGCAGTCATCACTTGCAAAGTGA
- a CDS encoding YfiR family protein yields MRLLNYILSASLSLFGLSAEAKVFQKEKVEAVLVIRLLSFIQWSKSSQTSPHLCVFNAQEHLEMLRQVLQHKSAKDSGLLVHDLQSSPKSCDVVLYSGIASPKAEAKVGSYPNAALIETSDADGWSRKHTLVKLLEKDGYVKFIIYLANARARSILVDSRLLKLAYKIEEN; encoded by the coding sequence ATGCGACTTCTGAACTACATTCTGTCTGCTTCCCTTAGCCTATTTGGCCTTTCTGCTGAAGCTAAGGTGTTCCAGAAAGAAAAAGTCGAGGCTGTCCTGGTGATTCGACTTTTGTCTTTTATTCAATGGAGCAAAAGCTCCCAGACATCCCCTCATCTGTGTGTATTTAATGCGCAGGAGCACCTAGAGATGCTAAGGCAAGTCCTTCAGCACAAGTCTGCTAAGGATAGTGGTCTACTTGTGCATGATCTTCAGTCAAGCCCAAAGAGCTGTGATGTCGTGCTCTACTCAGGAATAGCTAGCCCAAAAGCTGAGGCGAAAGTCGGTTCTTATCCCAATGCAGCTCTAATAGAAACTTCTGATGCTGATGGTTGGAGTCGCAAACATACGTTAGTGAAGCTCCTTGAAAAGGATGGTTATGTGAAGTTTATCATTTATCTGGCCAATGCTAGAGCTAGATCAATTTTGGTTGATTCTCGATTATTAAAACTGGCCTACAAGATCGAAGAGAATTAA
- a CDS encoding glycoside hydrolase family 5 protein translates to MEFRLGISILASVACFLGAKSSEAFAYQGIGSEKHVMSFAQKTDPLVRQSLSGLAAAKAMGRGFNLGNTFDAYGKGSNWRRHDAAFTKSLIDQYVSRGFTNVRIPITWLENHENGTLALPGGGLNRSLGRFKDLKATIDYALSKGLWVIINAHHELWLKKGYDGSEAMRNRFYGLWSDIAWEFKDYSSKLVFHILNEPEGRLGDFNGGASPYDGKSQQWTRDLNLAAYEAIRATGGMNAQRLVMVSPNAQGNHAMLRYVYPLISSLPGGGQDPFVMVAVHSYDPWRFCGPEGNNGYYRSNLAKLTADIRNGFQNVLAWKGYGRVGIYYGEYGVGRYQQASRAEPVVKEYYRLMTQGIIDLGLGGAVWDDGGWFRVVDDSRIGKGDAFVFGLDRAILNR, encoded by the coding sequence ATGGAATTTAGACTTGGTATATCGATTCTAGCGTCTGTGGCTTGTTTTCTAGGGGCTAAGAGCTCAGAAGCATTTGCCTACCAGGGTATAGGTAGCGAAAAACATGTAATGAGCTTCGCTCAAAAAACTGACCCTCTAGTGCGACAGTCTCTCTCTGGGTTGGCTGCGGCGAAGGCTATGGGGCGAGGATTTAATCTCGGGAATACGTTCGATGCCTATGGAAAAGGCTCCAATTGGCGTCGGCACGATGCTGCATTTACCAAGAGTCTGATCGATCAATACGTAAGCCGTGGCTTTACTAATGTTCGAATTCCGATCACTTGGCTTGAAAACCATGAGAATGGTACACTTGCCCTTCCGGGTGGTGGGTTGAATCGAAGCCTGGGCCGCTTTAAGGACCTGAAGGCGACCATCGACTATGCCTTGAGCAAGGGGCTTTGGGTCATTATTAATGCTCACCATGAGCTGTGGCTTAAGAAAGGCTATGATGGCAGCGAGGCAATGCGAAACCGCTTTTATGGTCTTTGGTCTGACATCGCCTGGGAATTCAAGGACTACTCCTCAAAGCTTGTTTTTCATATCCTGAATGAGCCTGAAGGGCGCTTGGGAGATTTTAATGGTGGTGCCTCACCGTATGATGGAAAATCGCAGCAATGGACGAGAGATCTCAATCTAGCTGCCTATGAGGCGATTCGTGCCACGGGTGGTATGAATGCCCAGAGGCTCGTGATGGTATCGCCAAATGCTCAAGGGAATCACGCTATGCTACGCTATGTATACCCCTTAATCAGCAGTTTACCAGGGGGTGGGCAAGACCCCTTTGTAATGGTTGCCGTTCACTCTTATGATCCTTGGCGATTTTGTGGGCCCGAAGGCAATAATGGCTACTATAGATCCAACCTAGCTAAGCTTACCGCTGATATCCGCAATGGTTTTCAGAATGTCCTCGCTTGGAAAGGTTATGGCCGGGTTGGAATTTATTATGGTGAGTATGGGGTTGGTCGTTATCAACAGGCATCCCGTGCGGAGCCGGTGGTCAAGGAGTATTATCGTCTCATGACTCAAGGTATCATCGATTTAGGGCTAGGTGGAGCTGTGTGGGATGACGGTGGTTGGTTTCGGGTTGTGGATGATTCTCGTATTGGTAAAGGGGATGCGTTTGTCTTTGGTCTCGATCGCGCCATCTTAAATCGTTAG